One part of the Humulus lupulus chromosome 9, drHumLupu1.1, whole genome shotgun sequence genome encodes these proteins:
- the LOC133799455 gene encoding glycine--tRNA ligase, mitochondrial 1-like yields the protein MTTGPTTNSPSDSLHSGIMAVYQSSDRVSGISEVIATFGYSVMEIRKHHDGFLGYERGEGKAVNIWVEFNVVHYSRTDDNQRENFPELKRQQEQLIIVLGESSILNEHMVVLLPGDVYAISAGYKMEELEQDSMHGLFECSIDVLANIDQVSSVKHFVLEENMLEVDYPCVTPEVVLKASGHVDKFTDLMVKDEKAGTCYRADHLVKEFCSEKLQKDLSITAKEAAELKRILAVLDDLSAEELGAKLKEYGIIAPDTKNPISDPYPFNLMFQTSIGPSGLSPGFMWPETAQGIFVNFKDLYYYNGNKLPFVAAQIG from the exons atgacgactggccctacaaccAATTCGCCTTCtgattctcttcattcaggcatcatggcaGTGTACCAGA GTTCAGACAGGGTATCAGGGATCAGTGAGGTTATTGCAACCTTTGGGTACTCtgtaatggaaataagaaagcatcacGATGGGTTTCTTG GTTACGAAAGGGGTGAAGGGAAGGCAGTGAATATATGGGTGGAATTCAATGTAGTTCATTATTCTCGGACTGATGATAATCAGAGGGAGAATTTTCCAGAGTtgaaaag GCAGCAAGAGCAGCTGATTATAGTATTGGGA GAGTCTTCCATTTTAAATGAGCACATGGTTGTGCTATTGCCTGGAGATGTTTATGCTATTTCTGCTGGTTATAAG atGGAAGAACTTGAACAGGACTCGATGCACGGACTTTTTGAATGCTCCATTGATGTACTTGCGAATATTGATCAGGTTTCCTCTGTTAAG CATTTTGTTCTTGAGGAGAACATGTTGGAGGTTGACTATCCCTGTGTCACCCCAGAGGTTGTTCTCAAAGCATCTGGTCATGTTGATAAATTTACTGACCTTATGGTTAAAGATGAGAAAGCTGGGACTTGCTATCGTGCCGATCACTTGGTCAAGGAATTCTGCAGTGAAAAGCTTCAAAAAGACCTTTCCATAACTGCCAAGGAGGCTGCAGAACTGAAGCGCATACTTGCTGTTTTGGATGATCTTTCAGCTGAAGAGCTGGGTGCCAAACTTAAGGAGTATGGCATTATAGCTCCAGACACTAAGAATCCAATTTCTGATCCATATCCATTCAATCTTATGTTCCAAACATCAATAGGCCCATCTGGCTTGAGCCCTGG GTTCATGTGGCCAGAAACTGCACAGGGCATATTTGTTAACTTCAAAGACTTGTACTATTACAATGGGAACAAGCTTCCTTTTGTTGCTGCTCAAATTGGCTAG
- the LOC133801141 gene encoding protein VERNALIZATION 3-like isoform X1: protein MPRDRDPLVLSRVIGDVLDPFTNSISLEVFYDNMEVNNGCELQPSQIVNQPRVDIGGEDLRNLYTLVMVDPDAPNPSNPNQREYIHWLVTDIPGSTGASFGQEVVCYESPRPTAGIHRYVFVLFRQLGRQTVFPPGWRQNFCTRDFAEIYNLGSPVAALYYNCQRESGSGGRRFT, encoded by the exons ATGCCTAGAGATAGGGATCCTCTTGTACTTAGTAGGGTCATAGGAGATGTTTTGGATCCTTTTACAAACTCTATATCTCTTGAAGTGTTTTATGATAATATGGAGGTCAACAATGGTTGTGAGCTCCAACCTTCCCAAATCGTCAACCAACCTCGAGTCGACATTGGTGGGGAAGACCTAAGGAACCTCTACACTTTA GTTATGGTCGATCCGGATGCACCTAACCCAAGTAACCCCAATCAAAGGGAGTACATCCATTG GTTGGTGACCGATATTCCTGGAAGTACCGGGGCAAGCTTCG GACAAGAGGTGGTGTGCTATGAAAGCCCACGGCCGACGGCAGGGATTCATCGGTATGTGTTTGTGCTGTTCCGGCAATTAGGAAGGCAAACAGTGTTTCCACCGGGGTGGCGTCAGAACTTCTGCACCAGAGACTTTGCTGAGATATATAACCTTGGTTCGCCTGTTGCTGCCCTTTATTATAACTGCCAGAGAGAGTCTGGCTCTGGGGGCAGGAGGTTCACATAG
- the LOC133801141 gene encoding protein VERNALIZATION 3-like isoform X2 translates to MPRDRDPLVLSRVIGDVLDPFTNSISLEVFYDNMEVNNGCELQPSQIVNQPRVDIGGEDLRNLYTLVMVDPDAPNPSNPNQREYIHWLVTDIPGSTGASFGHFFHKPKSPFLSNFSS, encoded by the exons ATGCCTAGAGATAGGGATCCTCTTGTACTTAGTAGGGTCATAGGAGATGTTTTGGATCCTTTTACAAACTCTATATCTCTTGAAGTGTTTTATGATAATATGGAGGTCAACAATGGTTGTGAGCTCCAACCTTCCCAAATCGTCAACCAACCTCGAGTCGACATTGGTGGGGAAGACCTAAGGAACCTCTACACTTTA GTTATGGTCGATCCGGATGCACCTAACCCAAGTAACCCCAATCAAAGGGAGTACATCCATTG GTTGGTGACCGATATTCCTGGAAGTACCGGGGCAAGCTTCG GGCATTTCTTCCATAAGCCGAAGTCACCATTCCTATCAAATTTCTCGAGCTAA